Genomic DNA from bacterium:
TGGAAGGAGGCGTGGCTCGGGTCACCATCAACAAGCCCGAGAAGTACAACGTCATGACCCTCGCCACGGTCGACGAAATGTTCCGCGCTTTCTACGACGCCAACCATGACACGTCGATCGGTGTGATCGTGGTTGCCGGCAAAGGGAAGCATTTCGGCGTTGGGGGAGATGTCGATTGGGAGAAGTGGGGCCTGCGCGAGGCCTTCTACAACCGATATCCCCACAACCGATTGATCCGTCTGTCCCGCAAGCCGATCCTCGCCGCCGTGCAGGGCTACTGCCTGGGCGGGCATAACCACATGGCCTACTGCTGCGACTTCACCATCGCTGCGGACAACGCCAAGTTCGGCCAGGCCGGGCCCAAGGTGTCGAGCCCCGCGGACGGCTTCTTCGTGCCGTATCTCACCAAGGTGGTCGGCGCCAAACGGGCGCGCGAGATGTGGATGCTCTGCCGGCGCTATCCCGCAGAACAGGCCCTCGAAATGGGATTGGTCAACAAGGTCGTTCCTCTCGACAGCATGGAGGAGGAGATCGACGGCTGGTGCGAGGAACTCCTCTCCGTGAGCCCCGGCTGCCTCGAGATCCTCAAGGCGAGCTTCGACCAGGAAATGGACGGGTACGCCGAGATGGGAGTGATCTCCAGCCAGTTCTACCCGGACTGGTTCGACATGCCTGAAGGGAAGGAAGGCGGGGCCTCCTTCACCGAGAAACGCCCTCCCCGCTTCTGGAGCCTTCGCAAGAACGAAAGCAAGGCGCGTCAACAGCTCATCGATGACTACGAGGGAGAGAAAGATTAGGCGGAAGGCGACCGCCCGATCGTGAGGGTGGAAATGCGTCACCGCCTTCGCGCCTCCTCGATCTCCACATGGGTAGCGACGACGTCGTTCGAGACGAGATCCTCGATCTCACCCGACGCGTAGCCCAGCTCGCGCAACAACTCCTCGCTGTGCTCGCCCTGAAGCGGCGGCGGCTGGCGGACCTCGCAGGGCGTCCCGTGGAAGTGAATCGGCACTCCGGTGACGTCCACGGGCCCGAGCTTGGGGTGGTCCACGCTGACGATCATCCGGTTGTGCCGGACCTGAGGGTCCTCCGCAACCTCGACCGCCCCGTTGACCGGGGCGCAGAGCACGTCCGCAGCGACCAGCCGTTTCTGCAATTCATCGACCGTGAAGTCCTTGCAGCGCGCATCGATCAAGCGATCCAGCTCATCCTCGTTGGCGAGGCGTTGGTCGATGCTCTCGAAGCGCGCATCCTCCGCCCACTCGACGTCCAGGGCCGTACACAGGTTGCGGAAGAACTTCTCCGAGGGACACGTGATGACCGCCTTGCGATCGTCACCGCAGGTGTAGATGCCCGAAGGCGCGAAATAGAGGCTGCGGTTTCCCGTTCGCGGCGTCGGCTCCCGGGCGATGAGATAGGTGCCCAGGGAGCTGGCCTGGGCGTGGAGGAGCGCGTCGAGGAGCGAGATGTCAATGCGCTGCCCCTCGCCTGTCTCATCCCGTGTTCGGAGTGCCGTGAGCGCGGCCGTGCTGACGAGCAGGGAGGTCATCACGTCGATCATGGGAACGGTGACCCTCACCGGTTCTCCCGTGCGCTCTCCGTTCAGCGCCAGCAGCCCGCCGAAGCCCTGGGCCAGGAAGTCGATCCCGGGACGGCCCGCGTAGGGCCCGTCGGCACCGAAGGCCGTGACGCCGATCCAGATGATGTCCGGGCGGTGCTTCCGCACCTGCTCGTAGTCGAGGCCCAGCTTGGAGAGCGCGGGCTCCCGGATGTTCGTGATCAGGACGTCCGTCGTCGCTGCGAGGCGCGCGAAGACCGCTCGGCCTGCTTCAGTCTTCAGCTCGAGGACCATCGCCCTCTTACTCCGGTTGAGGCTGAGAAAGGGCGAATGCTCTCCGTCGCGTTCGGGACCCAGATGGCGGCTGTCGTCACCCCGATGGGATTCCACCTTGATCACATCCGCACCGAGATCCCCCATCAGCGTCGCGCCATAGGGCCCCGCCAGCATGGTGGCCATGTCGAGTACGCGAATTCCCGCGAGCGGGCCCTTCGTGGTTTCGCTCACGGGATGACTCCCTGCTCCTTGAGTTCGCTGATGCGATCCCATTCCATCTCGAGCAGGTCCATGAGGATGAGTTCAGTGTCCTGGCCCAGTTCAGGGCCGAGGCTCTCGACCCGTCCCGGGGTCTTGCTCAGCGTGATGGGCAGCCCGCGAACGTCCACCTCACGATTCACCTCGCCGCAGTGCACCTTGAGCAGGTAGTCGTTTTCCCAGGCCTGGGCGTCCCCGGAAACATCCTTCAGGTTCTGGATCGGGGCAGCGGGGATGCCGGACGACCTGCAGCGACCGATCCACTCCTCCGAGTCCTGCTCCTGCAGGATGCTGTCGAGGACCGCAACCAACTCGGCATTGTGCTCCGTCCGCTTCGCCGCGCTATCGAACCTCACGTCGCTAGCCAGTTCCGGCCGTTCGAAGCTCTCGCATAGCGCAGCCCAATTCTCGTCGGTGTCTTCGAGGCACAGGAAGACCCACTTGTCCTTTACCTGGTAGCGGTTCCAGAGCGGATTCCCGGCCTGACTCCTCGCCTGCTGCTCCGAGTAGAGCGAGTTCGCCGAAGCCAGGAAGGGCTGGAGTGTCGGGGCGGCCATGAAGAGCTGTGCGCCGTAGAGAGACGCGTCGAGGAATTGTCCGCGGCCCGTTCGCCGACGCTCGTGAAGCGCCAGCATGATTCCCAGAGCCGACATGAGGCCACCGTAGGTATCCCCGGAGCCCATGCCGAGATAGATCGGAGGCTCGCCAGGCTCGCCCTGCCGGGTCATCAAGCCGGTCAGCGCCTGAACGTTGATGTCGTAGGATGGCCGGTTGATCTCGCGAGCATGGCCGTAGCCACTGTTGGTGGCGAAGATGAGGCGGGGATTGATATCCCGGAGCTTCTCCCAGGTGAGCCCCCAGGCATCGAGATTCTGGCGCTGGAAGTTCGACAGGAAGACATCCGACTTGCGCACCAACTCGTAGAAAAGTTCCTGCCCTTCCGGCTTCTTGAGGTCGACCGCGAGGCTCTTCTTGTTGCGGTTGATGACCAGGAAGTATTGGTTCCAATCGCCGATGGCCAAGGCCTTGATGCTACGCACGCCGCGCGCACCGTCGCCGCCCTTGGGACGCTCGACGTGGATGACCTCGGCACCGAAGTCCGCAAGATATTGCGCGCAGACCGGCCCCTGCAGCCACTGGCTCAGATCGAGAACACGGATGCCTTCGAGTGCCTGCTTCATGCCAAAGGCTCCGCGCCCAGGATCCCCTCGGCTTCGAGTTCCTGGATCCGGGCATCCGCATAGCCCAGCCGTTCCTGCAGGATCTCCGCGGTGTGCTGCCCCACGCAGGGAGCCATGCGGCGAAGACGTGCCGGGCTCTCGCTCATGTGGATCGGGAAGCCCAGGCTCTGGACCGCGCCGTGGGTGGGGTGTTCCAGGTTCAGGATGTAGCGATTGGCTTCGGCGTTGGAATCCGCGGCCGGGTAGTCGTACTTCTCGATGACGTCGGCGGGAAGCTGTTTCTCATCGAGCGCCTGCTTCCAATGGGAGCCCGGCCTGGTTCGGAAACGCTCGTCGAGGACCTGCATCATCTCGAGCCGACTCTCCCCGCAGCGTTTCTCGTGGCTGTCGAAGCGGGGGTCGGTGACGTCGAGGCCCATGATCTCGGCGAAGGCGGGCCAGTACTTGTCCGTATCCGGCATCGCCAGCGTGACCCAGCGGCCGTCGGAACTCGGATACATCGGACCGCTCATGGGGTTGCCGGAATCGAGACGTGAGAGCGGTTCGAGGAAGCGATCGTCGCGGATCGCGAGATAGGCCTGCATGTCGAGGCTCTGCGAATACATGTTCCCGCCGAAGAGGGACGCGTCGACCACCTGCCCTTCCCCGCACTCTTCGCGGTGGTGAAGGGCAATCATCGTGCCGAGCGCGAGCATCACGGCCGTGTGCATCTGGCCGACACCGGTGTAGACGGGAGGCTGTCCCGGCTGGGGCAGGGTCGGCATCACACCGGTACGGGCCGCCGCCAACTCATCGTAGGCGGGCAGATCGCGATCCGGCCCCTTCGGGCCGAAGCCGCTCGCCCGGGTGAGCACGATGTCCGGCTTGAGGGCACATAGGCTCTCGTAGTCGCAGCCCTCGTTGTCCAAGGTCGCCGACGGTGCGTCCGTCAGGAAGACATCCGCCCCCGCAACGAGCTTCTCCAGGATCTCGCGACCCGCAGGCTCAGCGAGGTTCACGGCGAGGCTCTGCTTGTTGCGATGAGCGAGTTCGTCGAGGGAGTTCCAGCGCTCCGGTGGATGCATGCCGTCCCGGCCGTGATCGACCGTTCGGGCGTCGGAGATATCCACGACTCGGATCACGGTCGCGCCGAAATCACCCAACAGCGCTCCGGCCAATGAGGCATAGAACTCTCGGGTCGTCTCGATGACGACGACATCCTGAAGCGCACCGCTCATGCCAACCTCGCCGGGGCTAGCCCGGCCGGGCCGCGATCGGTTCCTACGCCGGATCCCTGAACACCACCCCATCCGACGGGGGCCGCCGCCTCACAAGCAACCCGGTAGCGGGGCATCGCTCGTCCCTCTCTCAGCCCGTCTGCCGACCGAAGAGCCGGCGGAAGAAGCGTGCAACGGGTGCCCAGATGACGCCAAGGATCACGCGCAGCAGGGGAACAGAATCGTCCGCGACCGGGGCCTCGGGCGAAGCGTCCGACGCGGTCACTTCCAGCGCCTGCCGCGTCCGGGTAACGAATTGCCCGAAGAGTTGGCTCGAGACGCCCTGGATCATTCCGCGTCCGACCTGCATCACGCGACCGGTAAGGTCCACTTCGGCCGAGGTGACCACTTCGGTCTGCCCGTCCGGGAGGGTCGACAGCTCGGCCGTGACCGTGCCCTTGGCGGTGCCGCCGCCGGTCTCTCGCCCCTCGGCCACCATGCACACGCGCCGTGCCTGTTCATCGACATCGCTGAGATGCACCCGCCCACGGTACTTGGTGGTGATCGCGCCGAGCTTGATCTTCACCGCGCCATTGAAGGTGCGTTCATCGACCACTTCCTCCAGCACGGCGCCCGGCATGCAGGTGACGACGCGGTGCGGGTCCAGCAGGAATTGCCAGACGGTCTCGATGGGAACCGAGACCTGGAAGGTCTCCTCGATCTGGATCGACATGGGAGGTACTGTCGCCCCGCTATTAACTCACAAGAAAGTAGCTTACTCGAGAGTTAGCACGAGTCAAGCTCGTTCCTCCACCCGAGCGACGGGATTCCCCCAGGGGGAGCAGCTTCGAGCCTTGCTGTGCGACGACGACCGAGCAGCGGCGTACCGTACCGGCCGTTAGCTTGCGATCCCCTCCCGTAGGAGCGAGAAGGAACCGCGATGGAGCCCACGCGCGAGATCTATTGGAACATCGTCGGTGGCGCGCTGATGTACGTGCTCGCACTCGTCGCCGTCGCCTTCTTCGCCTGGGGTGTGTTTCGCCGTGTCCGGCTGTGGCGCCTCGGAAACCCCGATGCACGGTGGGACCGCATCGGAGAGCGCGTGGGTGGGCTCCTTATGGAAGTCCTCGGCCACCGCCGACACCGGCGACGGTCGTTCCCGGCCCTCATCCATCTGCTGATCTTCTACGGCTTCCTGGCGCAGTTCGCAGCGACTTCCTTGGTTTCGCTGCAGGAGTGGTCGGGCATTCATTTCCTGCGAGGCTCCTTCTACCTGGGCTACTCGCTGCTGAGCGACGTCTTCGGGTTCCTCGCCATCGTCGGCCTGTGCATGGCGCTCTGGCGACGGCTGGTTCTGCGTCCGGCCCATCTCCACTCCTTCATGGATGACTGGTTCAGCCTGGGCCTCCTGCTGGTTCTCTTCGTCCAGGGCTTCGTGCTCGAGGGGTGCCGCATCGCCGTCACCGAGTTGCACCAACAACCCGACCTCGCGCCCTGGTCTCCCGGAGGTTATGCGGTGGCGTTGCTGCTCGACGGCCTCGGCAACGCCCAGTTGAGCGCGATTCACCGCTCCCTCTGGTGGATCCACGCAGCGACGGCCTTCCTCTTCATCGGCTACCTGAGTCACGGGAAGCTGGGTCACGTCCTCTACGGCCCCCTCAACATCTTCCTGCGCGATCTCGGCGGCAGCGGCAAGCTCTCGCACCCGGACATCGAAGCCGTGCTGGAGAGCGACCCGGACGCGCTCGAGAACCTGGGGGTGGCACGACTCGACCAGTTCACGTGGAAGCAGCTGCTCAACATGGACGCCTGCGTGAACTGCGGCCGCTGTGAAGAGGTTTGCCCGGCCCACTTGAGCGGCGCCGCCCTCAGTCCGCGGAAGCTGGTCCAGGATCTGAAGCAACACCTGCACGAAGCCGGCCCCGCATTTCTCGACGCCTCATCCGTTGCGGAGACCGAGGCTGCGCCCGACCTGCCTACGCTCATCGAGCTGGCCTCCGGGGCCGCAGCTCGATCGGCCGTGACGGAAGAGGAGATCTGGGGCTGCCGCACCTGCGGCGCCTGTCAGACGGAATGCCCGGTCTTCGTCGAACACATCCCGACCATCATCGACATGCGGCGCAACCTGGTCATGACCGAGGCGCGCATGGGCGAGGAAACCCAACAGTTCCTGAAGAACATCGAAGACCGGGCGCATCCCTGGGTGGGGACGGCCCATGACCGCGAGGGCTGGTTCGCCGATCTCGACATCAAGGTATTGGGACGAGGTGACACGGCGGAGTACCTCTTCTGGGTCGGCTGCACCGGGGCCCTGGTCGACCGCAACATCAAGGTCACCCGCGCCATGGTCCGGGTGCTGCAGGCAGCAGGCGTAGACTTCGCCGTGCTCGGTGCCGAGGAATCCTGCACCGGTGACCCGGCGCGGCGGGCCGGCGACGAGCTCAGCTTCCAGACCTGCGCCAAGACGAACGTCGAGACGTTCGAGAGATACGGCGTGGAGAAGATCATCACGACCTGCCCCCACTGCTTCAACAGCTTCAAGAACGAGTACGCGGATTTCGACGGGCGTTACGAGGTCGTCCACCACACCGAGCTGATCGCCGAGCTGGTTCGCAGCGGCCGTCTACGGCTTCGCAAAGAGATCCCGTCCCTCACCTACCACGACCCCTGCTATCTCGGCCGCCACAACGAAGTCTACGATGAGCCGCGCGAGATCCTCGGGGGCCTCGCCCAACCGGGAGGCTTCCGGGAGATGGAGCGAAGCCGTTCCCGCGCGCTCTGTTGCGGGTCCGGAGGAGGCTACGCCTGGATGGACGATTCGGCACCGGAGCGGATCAACCATCAACGCCTGGAGGACGTACGCGCCTCCGAGGCGGGCACGGCCGCCGTTTCGTGCCCCTTCTGCATGCAGATGTTCGACGAAGCCCTGGCCGCCAAGGATCCCGAGGGCAGCATGCGTGTGGCCGACATCGCAGAACTGGTGGCCGACGCCCTGGACGAGGAAACGTGAGCCGCACGCGGCCCGAAGCGATGATCCAGGAGCTCGCCGATCGGGAGGCCATTCGGGATCTCGCTTGCCGCTATGCCCACCACGTCTGGCAGAAGCAGGCCGCTGCTGCCGCCAGCCTCTTCACCGAAGACTGCGAAATGGATACGGGCGAGCCGCCGGTGCTCCGAGGTCGGGCGGCGCTGCGCGAGACCTACGAACGCGTGCTAGGCGACGGCGCCTTCCAACCCTTCGTCTCCAATCACGTCATCACTCTCGCCGGGGACGAGGCGAGCGGGACCTGTTACCTCGACCTGCGAGCCACCACCGATGGTCGCAGCATGATCGGATCGGGCTACTACGAGGATCGCTACCAGCGGATCGATGGTGAATGGAAATTCCGGGCACGGAAGCTCCACATGTCCTGGCTCGTGCCTCTCGAGCAGGGCTGGGCCGATCAGGAGTCCTGAACTGCGGCCCGCTGCGCCGCATCCAGGTCATCGCGCAGGCTCCGGCCGGCCAGGTAGAACAAGATGCTGGAGCCGCCACCCACGATGCCGACGAAGAGCATCGACCAGCGGATCGCCGCCTGTCCGTAGTCGGCGGCCAACAGATCGTTCAGGAACCCCATCAAGAGCGGCCCGATTCCGAGCCCGACCAGGTTCACGACGAAGAGATTGACCGCTGAGGCCGTCGCCCGCATGTGCGGAACGACCAGGTTCTGGATCGTCGAGAGCATGGGGCCGAGGTACATGCTCGCGAGGAGATGAAACGGAATGAAGCAGAGGAGTGCAGCAACCCTGCTCTCGAGCAGGACGAAGCCTGCCACGAAGGGGACGGCGGCTGCGAGCTCGCACGCCGGCAACCAGACGTACCAGCGTCGATCCCGGCGCCCCAAGGCATCGGCCCAGCGCCCGCCCAGATAGGCGCCAAGGCCACCGGTGATGCCAATGGCAAGGCCGAGCCACACACCGACCTCCACCATTCCCATGCCGTGGACACGCATGAGGAAGGTCGCTCCCCAGGTCAGCACCCCGTAGCCGGACAGGGACATGACCGAGGTCGCGAGCACGACCAGCACGAACGAGCGGTTGCGCACGAGCACACGAAGCACCTGCCGCAAGGAGACAGCCTCATCCCTCTCGGAAGACATGGCTGCGTCCGAGTAGCCGCGCGGCAGCTCCCGGATGCTGAAGCGAACCAGCGCGGCCAGGGGGAAGCCCGCCAATCCGATCACCAGATAGACCGTTCGCCAGCCGAAGTGGTGCCCGATGTAGCCACCGCCGAGGTAGGCCGCCGCCACACCGAGATAGACTCCGGCACCATAGATGGAAAGCGCCGTGGCACGCCGTTCGGGCGGGAAGTAGTCGGCGAGTAGCGAGTGGGCCGGCGGGCTTCCTGCGGCCTCACCGATCCCGACGCCGACCCGGGCCGCTGCCAGTTGCCAGAAATTCCGGACGAATCCGGAGGCGGCGGTCATGGCAGTCCAGATCACCAGCCCCACGGCGATCACCGTACGACGCGAGGTGCGATCCGCGAACCGCGCGATGGGAATCCCCGCGAACGTGTAGAAGAGGACGAAGGCGGGCCCGGTGAGGAATCCCATGTAGGTATCCGAAACGTCCAGCTCCGCCTTGATCGAGGGGAGCAGGATCGAGAGCACCTGCCGGTCGATGAAGTTGAAGACGTAGACGACGAACAACAGGCCGAGGACGTAGTTCGAGTAACCGCTCGAGATCCGGGTCATTCGGTCGAGGCAGGGAACTTGGCGATGACATCTTCGGCGTAGCGCTCGATGGCTGCCTGCTTCACGGCCAGCGATGGCTGCTGCTGCATGATGGCGCCCACACCCATCTCGGCCAGGACGCGCTCGCTCCATGGGGTGACCTGGAGATCGGTGACCCCCAGATCCTCGAGGCGACGGATATCGTCCACGCTCTCGGCGTCGGGGCAATGCATCATGACGTCGAAGGGCTCGTTTTCGCGCCCGAACTCCCGACGAAATCTGTTCAGCTCCGCCATCAGCCCCTCGACCTCATCCATGGAGTGAATGACGCTGATCCAGCCGTCGCCGAATCGCGCGGCGCGCCGAAGGGCGGGCTTCGTCGTACCCCCGACATAGATGGGGATTCGCTTCTTCGGCACCGGCGCCATCGTCAGGCGATCGAAGTCGTAGTACTCGCCGTGGAATTCCACCATGCCACCTCCCATGAGGAGGCGGAGGATCTGGATGGCCTCATCCTGGCGGGCGCCGCGGGTCTTCTTGTCCTGGCCGAGCCACTTGAACTCCTCGGGCATCCAGGCCAGTCCGACTCCGAGGGCAACGCGATCGTCCGACATCGCTGCCACCGAGCACAGGCTCTTGGCTTCGAGCAGCGGTTGGCGGACGGCCAGCCTGAGTACGGACGGGATGAAGCGAATGCGCTTCGTCACCGTGGCCATGGCCGTGATGGCCACCCACGGGTCGAGGACCGGCTGATCGAGCGGCCAGAAGCGCGTGCCGTCCGGCGTATAGGGATAGGGGACGGAGATCACCTCTGGAAAGAACGGGGCATCAGCTACCTGGATGCTGTCCCAGCCCGTGCCATCGGCGGTGCGGGCGAGATCCAGGAACTCGGCGGGATCGACCATGAACATGTGGAATCCGAACCTCAAGGATCTTCTCCTCCTTCACCCGCGAGTTCACTCGTCGATGCGGTCCTGGCCCTCTGGGAAGTGGGCCAGTTGTCCATGTTTCCGCGAAGTCGTACCGTATCGCGAATCGTAATCGCTGGCACTTTCAATGTGCCGTCGCCAGGACAACGAGAGGAAGAACTCCGTGAGCAAGACGCAGTTCGAGCACCTGTTCGCGCCCTTGCAGGTAGGACCGATGCAGGTGCCCAACCGGATTTGCGAGACGACCAACACCATCAACTCCTCGATGATTCCGGGTGAAGTCGATGACAACTTCATCGCGCATCACGGTGCCAAGGCTCGGGGCGGTGTCGGCTGGATCGGTAGCGAAACCTGGCTTCTCAATCTCCCGTTTCCCCCGGATTCGCCGGACGAAGTCGGCCTCTCGGTAGGCTTTGCCGCGCATTTCGCCGCCTATCAAAACCCGCCCTGGGTCGAAGGGATGAAGAAATTCTACGAGGAGGTCCACGCCGCAGGATCCGTGGCCATCGCCCAGTTGACCCACCTCAGCTCGGTGTGGGCTCCTTCGGCCGTGCCCGTCATCGGGGCCCAGGACTACGTGCCCCATGAGATGGGCGAAGAAGAGATCGAGTGGTGCATCAATTCCTACGCCGACGCGGCAGCGGTCGCCAAGGAGATCGGCGCGGACGGAGTCCAGATCCACTGCGCTCACGAAACCCTGGCCTACAGCTTCTTGTCTCCGGTGACGAACAGGCGCACGGACCGCTGGGGTGGTGGGGCTGAGGAGCGCACCCGTTTCCCGATCGCCGTGCTGGAGCGCGTCCGCGAACGGATCGGTGACTCGCTCGCGCTCGGTATCCGCATTTCCGGCAAGGAGTTCAGGCAAGGAGGCGCCGAGCATCTCGAGATGCGCGAAATGACCTGTCACATCGGAGATTCCGGTCTGATCGATTTCGTGGACATCGATGTCGGACACTGCTGGGGCGCACCGTCCTACGTTCCGTCGTCCTACTACGACCATGCAGAGTTCCGTGAAGTCGGAAAAGCGGCGCGCACCGATCTGGATGAAAACGTCTCCGTCCTGTTCTCCGGACGCGTCAACGACCCCGTGGTGGCGGAACGGCTCCTGAAGGAGGGGTACTGCGACCTGATCGGCATGGTGCGGGCAGGTATTGCCGATGCCGATTTCGCCAACAAGGCTCGCGAGGGTCGCCTATCGGAAATCCGGCGCTGCATCAGCTGCACGCGTTGCATCGACGAGGCATCGGAGCCCAGGACCTTTCCCTACGCACCCACGTGTTCGATCAATCCGGTCATCGGCCACGAGTTGCGGTGGGAAGAGGAGTTCAAGCCGGCGGCGACTCCGAAACGGGTCGTGGTCGTCGGCGCTGGGCTTGCTGGCTGCGAAGCCGCACGTTGGGCGGCGATGCGTGGTCACCAGGTGACCCTGCTCGAGCAGGGCGAACGGCTGGGCGGGCAATTGAGAATCGCCGCCAAGGCCCCTGGGCGCGACGACTTCGAAGACCAGATCTACTTCGAGGAAAACGAAATGGTTCGCCTGGGAGTCGATCTACGACTGAAGACCCATGCGGACATCGACGCGATCAAGGCGCTCTCACCAGATGCCGTAGCCATCGCAACGGGGTCGATCCCGCGCGTACCTCATGACCTCCCGGGTATCGACCTGCCCCATGTCGTGCAGGGTTGGGATGTGATGCAGGGGAAGGTCTCGACCGGAGACCGCGTCGCCGTCGTATCCCAGGAAGACTACTACGAGACACCCTGCATTGCCGAGTATCTGGCGTCCAAGGGCAAGCAGGTGGAGGTCTTCCACAAGTCCCTCCATCTGGGTTACGAAATCGCACGATATTCGATCGCGATGGTTCTGGCCCACATGGAGAATTGTGGTGTGACCGTCCACCCGAACCTGGTCTTGAAGGAAATCGATGCCGATGGTCTCGAATTCCTCTCCTCCTTTGGTGAGAAGACCTATCGGAAGGAAGGTTTCGACAGTGTGGTGTTGGCCTATGGGTCGGTGCCCGTGCACAACCTGTATGATGAACTCAAGACCGACGGCAGCATCCCGCAGGTCTATGTAGCCGGCTCGGCGTGGCTACCGCGCTTCATGGCAGAAGCTTCCCAGCACGGTGCAAGCATCGGGCTGGCGATCTGAATCGACGCTCAGGGGGAGGTTCGACATGTCCAATCGCGAGAAGATGGTAAAACCGGACTTCCTGTCCGACGAAGACTGGGAGGTCCTGAAGGATCAGACCTCCTCGCTCGCCCGAATCCGGGGTGATTCGAAAGCGGATGTCGAAGACTACCTGGCCAACCCCGAGGGCAGATCGACGGGGGCCGGCCCTTCCGGTCTCCCGACCCTTCTACTGACCTGCGTCGGGCGCAAGTCAGGTGAGGAGCGCATCACGCCGCTGGTATTCCTGCAGGACGGTGACGAGATGGTCGTCGTCGGTTCGTTGGCAGGTTATGACTCCCATCCCGCGTGGGTCCTGAACCTGAATGCCAACCCGGGCTGCTGGGTGCAGCTCGACGACAAGAAGACGGCTGCCGTATCCCGGGACGTCACGGACGAAGAACGAGAAGCCTTGTGGCCCAGGCTGTCGGAGATGTTCCCGCCTTGGGGCTACTTCCAGAAGCAAACCGACCGCCCCTTTGCGATCAAGATCCTGAGGTC
This window encodes:
- a CDS encoding MFS transporter, which encodes MTRISSGYSNYVLGLLFVVYVFNFIDRQVLSILLPSIKAELDVSDTYMGFLTGPAFVLFYTFAGIPIARFADRTSRRTVIAVGLVIWTAMTAASGFVRNFWQLAAARVGVGIGEAAGSPPAHSLLADYFPPERRATALSIYGAGVYLGVAAAYLGGGYIGHHFGWRTVYLVIGLAGFPLAALVRFSIRELPRGYSDAAMSSERDEAVSLRQVLRVLVRNRSFVLVVLATSVMSLSGYGVLTWGATFLMRVHGMGMVEVGVWLGLAIGITGGLGAYLGGRWADALGRRDRRWYVWLPACELAAAVPFVAGFVLLESRVAALLCFIPFHLLASMYLGPMLSTIQNLVVPHMRATASAVNLFVVNLVGLGIGPLLMGFLNDLLAADYGQAAIRWSMLFVGIVGGGSSILFYLAGRSLRDDLDAAQRAAVQDS
- a CDS encoding TIGR03619 family F420-dependent LLM class oxidoreductase, with the translated sequence MFMVDPAEFLDLARTADGTGWDSIQVADAPFFPEVISVPYPYTPDGTRFWPLDQPVLDPWVAITAMATVTKRIRFIPSVLRLAVRQPLLEAKSLCSVAAMSDDRVALGVGLAWMPEEFKWLGQDKKTRGARQDEAIQILRLLMGGGMVEFHGEYYDFDRLTMAPVPKKRIPIYVGGTTKPALRRAARFGDGWISVIHSMDEVEGLMAELNRFRREFGRENEPFDVMMHCPDAESVDDIRRLEDLGVTDLQVTPWSERVLAEMGVGAIMQQQPSLAVKQAAIERYAEDVIAKFPASTE
- a CDS encoding FAD-dependent oxidoreductase, giving the protein MSKTQFEHLFAPLQVGPMQVPNRICETTNTINSSMIPGEVDDNFIAHHGAKARGGVGWIGSETWLLNLPFPPDSPDEVGLSVGFAAHFAAYQNPPWVEGMKKFYEEVHAAGSVAIAQLTHLSSVWAPSAVPVIGAQDYVPHEMGEEEIEWCINSYADAAAVAKEIGADGVQIHCAHETLAYSFLSPVTNRRTDRWGGGAEERTRFPIAVLERVRERIGDSLALGIRISGKEFRQGGAEHLEMREMTCHIGDSGLIDFVDIDVGHCWGAPSYVPSSYYDHAEFREVGKAARTDLDENVSVLFSGRVNDPVVAERLLKEGYCDLIGMVRAGIADADFANKAREGRLSEIRRCISCTRCIDEASEPRTFPYAPTCSINPVIGHELRWEEEFKPAATPKRVVVVGAGLAGCEAARWAAMRGHQVTLLEQGERLGGQLRIAAKAPGRDDFEDQIYFEENEMVRLGVDLRLKTHADIDAIKALSPDAVAIATGSIPRVPHDLPGIDLPHVVQGWDVMQGKVSTGDRVAVVSQEDYYETPCIAEYLASKGKQVEVFHKSLHLGYEIARYSIAMVLAHMENCGVTVHPNLVLKEIDADGLEFLSSFGEKTYRKEGFDSVVLAYGSVPVHNLYDELKTDGSIPQVYVAGSAWLPRFMAEASQHGASIGLAI
- a CDS encoding nitroreductase family deazaflavin-dependent oxidoreductase; amino-acid sequence: MSNREKMVKPDFLSDEDWEVLKDQTSSLARIRGDSKADVEDYLANPEGRSTGAGPSGLPTLLLTCVGRKSGEERITPLVFLQDGDEMVVVGSLAGYDSHPAWVLNLNANPGCWVQLDDKKTAAVSRDVTDEEREALWPRLSEMFPPWGYFQKQTDRPFAIKILRSTGSV